aattatataaaagccCACTTAACAAGGGTAAGGCTAGAAttagaaaaaataacaaaatttggcaaaagtgagacttgaacctaagacctctCAAACACAGCCAGAACACTTAACCAATGAAGCAGATAGATATTTGTGTCAAATATTTACAGAAACAGGGATAAATTAATCAGGGCATTACAATTGAAATCGAAAGTAGACAAAGACAACACAAAAAAAGTTGGGCTAAGTTAAAGATTTACCGACGAAAAAATGTTGAGATAAATCATGAGCAGACAAAGGCAGCAAAAAAAAGGTTGAATTAGATAAAATATTTTCcaactaaaaataaaagttaagataGGTTAACATTTTCCCAACTCTCCTAAAAAGTTAGTATATGATTAGATTTTGTCAACACCAAAAAAAGTTGCTTAAATGTACAAATTTAAACGACACAAAAAAGGGTCGATGTATGCCAAAAAAAGTCATCTTAGGCTTTTTATATGACGACGCTTTCATATAGTTGGGAAATGTATAAAAAAAGTCGGTATAGTGTTAGACAAAGCTGAATCTTATTGAAGTGTTGCCTTAGTCATGCATATCCCAAAccttatacaaagagttggcCAAAGCATATGTTGGcaagtctatcccaacacttaggaaAGTGTCAGCCCAAAAATGTCGACATAGTGTTGGACAAAGCTGACTCTTATTTAAGCGTTGCCTTAGGCATGCATATCCCAACCCTAATATAAAGGGTTGGCTAAAGCGTATGTCGAcaagtctatcccaacacttaggaaAGTGTCCGCCCAAAAGTGTCGGCATAGTGTTGGACAAAGCCAACTCTAATTTAAGCCTTGCCTTGGGCATGCATATCccaacccttatacaaagagtAAGCCAAAGCATGTGTTGGCAAGTCTATCCCAACACTCAGGAAAGTGTTGGCATAGTACTAGACAAAGCCGACTCTTATTTAATCGTTGCCTTAGGCATGTATATCccaacccttatacaaagagttggGCAAAACGTGGGTAGGCAAGTCTATCCTAACACTTAGAAAAGTGTCAGCCCAAAAATGTCATCTTAGGACTGTTTTTTTTGTAGTGACATGGGAGTGGGTTGGGAGAGGACGATGGTGGAGGGAAGGGGAAAGGGACAGGGGTGAAGTGGGGTGAGGGTGGAGGAAGCGGAGGGtttaacattaatataattatttttattcaatattaatattaatataaagtttaaatttgttattacatttttaaaatatttatgtatttttatatattattagtatttttgttaacaataatttttttatttttatatgtttttaaaatttattattatatatttttgaaaatatttatgtattttatatattttgttgaatctttttaaaattaagatcaaattgagaacatttgtaaattttgagggttaaatttttttaaaattaagactaaattgatataatataaaaaagttgaatgctaaatttgttattatactgatTTTTAATTGTCATGTCGGTTTACCATTTGTGATTTTAGTGAGAGTGACTAAAATAACTGAATTATGTAACATAGATGCTTAAATTGCAACCTTTTATTTTGagtgcctaaaatgaaaattgttGACATTTAGATGACTATCTATGcaatttatctttttctttttaagtcgGGGTGCAGGCCATTGGGCTCACTGATGGGTATATGGTGACTAGCTATCCATATTGAGTAGGAGGTTGGACTCTTGGGGCCAATGTGAATCGGGTCCAGACCCATGGATCTCCTTTTTTACCAGTTGACCAATGGATCTTTAATTGACTCACTCGAGGGgctgttttcttttctttctttttttttgttcttttttttttcttcttgtttagGCTATGTGTGGTTAGGAATCAATGGCCATGGTTTTTGGGCCAGCATTTCAGTGCCATTGCTTCTTTACCTGTTGCTACATATGGGGCTACCTTGGAGGTGGAGCAACCACTAATAAAATTTGCCTATGATTAAGAATGCCAATTGCCAATAAAGAGGGACGAGGTGGGTTGAAAAATTTGCATTTGAATTTGTCTTTCCTTCACTAAAATTGGTATAGCATTTGAATTTGTCTTTCCTTCAATAAAAGTGGAATACTTTGAAGCCATGCGCGTGCAGTCAGGGAGTTTCTATGGAAAAGAAGGGTTATTGGACGGTGCACGCCCCATCCCATTTCCCACCATTAAAACCCTTTTCTATAAATGCCTTTTCCAATTCCCACCTGCATTGAAAATGCATGTTGGggtttatttttttgatatttaaGATTCCCCTAGCCAGTTGTTATTCCCACCAGGGTAAGAGAATTATGGTTCTGTCACCTTTTCATCAAATTGTTTTTTATAAAGAATGTCACGGTATGAGAACAGGGAAGAATCTCAAACTTCGCTAAAATTATCACAAAACTTGCCCCAATTTATTTtggattgtatttttattttagaaataaataaattaattatataaatcagTAAAACAATCTTCTATTGGATTGCATTTTGATAGCtcgatattattattttaatataacttttataattttaaaatttctataacttctttttataaattttatgatttttaaaaataatttttaaatttaaaagagcttaattaatttttttaatttgttacttaAGTCTTTTTGACTCTTTAATctttattagtttaaaattttttaatttacttgtaataaaatagaaaatatcatattaaataaatatgtaaaaattaaagattaaatttattattatactttatatataaaaactaaattttagcatATGAACGGTTTTATTCACCCATCTAATATAGATggattaatttactattttttcaataaatattGAAGAGTTCACTTTACAAACAAAACAAATAGATTACGTACATTGCATTGGAAAGCAAAGTAATAAAACTTATACAAAAAGCCTCACCTTCTCACACTCAAAAATTTAGCAGAAGGGAAGCTTCCAAGCAACATACAGAGCCAACATAACACACATACATTCGAACCAAATCCCCATTTCAAAGTATCAAAAACAAACATGCTCCCGAGATCGAGCTATTCTCTTGACGGAACCACCATCCCTTCTCACGCAGGAGTCGATGCTCGAAGGATACAAAGGTCCCTGCGATTTCCCGTAAGAGTTCCAACACAATGCCTCATCCAAACCTCGATATTTAAAAGACGGTTTCAATTGAATATCGGTTAGATCAACATCGGTGCATGGTATTCCATTGCTACACGCAAGGTGAACCGGTCGCGACGTGTAAGTCCCGACGATTTGATCGTATTTAACACCTAAAATTGCCACCGCCATCGTTTGGTTCTTGCAGATGTCCTTGTCGCAGTAGTATTGGTCGATTATTATAGGAACTTTTACGTCAGAGACTTGAATATTGGAAAATGAGACGTTCTTCACAGATCCCATACCTCCCTGTTTCATAAGgggaaaaaaaaagggttaagtAAGCCTGATAAAAGCtgaattttaatctttaaataaatcagattacattttaatttggttgtaccTGCCAGGTCTTGATTCTAACTCCAGCTAGCGTATTGAAGAGTGAGACTTTCTCAACAACTATATTGGATACACATGCAACACTCTTGTCTTTCCCCAGCCCTCCCAAACTGTGTTCATAAGCAAGTATATGTCAGTTTTCATTGCATCAAGAATATAGTAATTACAATCTTGTCTTGTCACACAACcaaataataacttttaatttaataatgttaaatgatatatatattataacataattatatatttataatacacaATACACATCGTTTAGCTTTTAATACATGAAAGTTGAATTTACCTAATACCGTGACCAGGGCCGCAATTAATATGGTGTATATGAACGTTGGAGCAACCTGTTTGAATGGATACACAGTCATCTCCTACGAAAAAGAGAAccctaattaattaatcaaattaaataattagtataTTAAACAATTcgacataaaataataaataatatctaAGGGGCCCCCCAACTAGGGTGGAGTGTACTTTTTGTTCATGCTTGTGAGTTCGGTGTCGACAGTTATTATACCGTTTAAAAGGGTCTTCAAACCAATCATATTTCTTCACTATATCATCACTTTTTTAGGCACTTACAAATGCCCTAATGTGCCATGCACTATCTCAAACTTGTCATTATTTCTTTTTACTGCCTATATGTAATAGAATATAACtttgtttctcataaaattttcattgctTACCACATCCGATATTGGAATGTTGGATTTCGACATCTCGGGTGTTTTGCAGATGAATTCCATCGGTATTAGGGCTAGTCTCCGGCGAAGAAATCGTAATGTTATCGACTTGGATTCCACCGGAGCTGTCAAATTTAAGGTGGCATTGAGGGCTGTTTATGATTTTGATGTCGCGAACTATCACATTGAAGCTCGAGTAGAATCTTAAAGCCTGTCAATGGTGGAAAAAGAAAGAATCAGAATCAATGTAATTTGGCAATAACATGTTGAAAAACTAAAGAAGATAAAAGAATTAATCAACTCTTACAGTTGGTTTCCAGTTCGGAACATGTTTCAAGTACTTCTGCAATAGAAGATGAGTTAATTTAGTAACTCAAAAACGAGTTTTGATTCAAGAATTATCGGACTATGCGTGTTACGAGATATAAGATTAACCTGAATAAGATAAATTTGATTAGATGGAGTCCACCATTGAGAGCCTTGACCATCGACCACACCAGAACCTTGAATGGTAAAATTATGGATCCATTTGAAGTTTATCCATTGAAACAAGCTGGATTTCGGCCATGAACCCACTTTTGGAGGGGCTAAAAGAGCTCCATTGATCTGTTTCCAAGTTTATTAGCTTCAATCATTGAGCATTTTGGATGAAaacatgaccaaaaaaaaaaaaattcttgttcCCATTACTTATTTTACCTGCAAAACAAGGTTAGGCATGCATGGACCTTGGAGAGTTATGGGCTTGATTAAGAACTTGAATCCCGATGGAATTTCCACAGTAGCACCAGAGATCTTACAGGCAGCTTTCCATGCTGTTAGAAACGCCTGTTTTGTCGAATTACAACAATATTGTAAGTTATTGTCTCACTCTCTCAAAGAAATTATACCATTTGTTTTAAtgttatctttattattattattattattattattattattttacctttgaATCATCAGCAAATCCATTACCCTTTGCTCCAAAGGACAGAACATCAAATGTTTTGGAACCTGTTGGataagaggcattaccaggaaTAGTAGGCGGTGGTGCAGGGCTTGAGCCTGGAACAGTACAATTGTCGCCATTGTTTTTGTTGTCGCTGTTAttcttcttcttgttttcttTATGCTTATGATGATGGTGCTTTCTTGCTTCGACTGAGGTTATGGAAGATGTGATTATTACAAGAAACATTAAAGCTACAAGACATAAACTCCTATGTAACTTCATGGTGCCTCTAGAAATAGGATACTTGAGAAGTGATGAAAGGGAGCTCAGGTTGTTTTTGAAACGAGGAAAGGTCGTTAAAAAAGACGGCTTATATAAATCGACTTCCACAAAAATGGCCTTGTTTCGGTTCTAATTTGCAAGGGTACCCCTAAATATGAAATCGTCAATTATTCAAAGATTTTTTTGTAGAATATAATGTAGCAGGCCCGAGTTTGATGCCGTATGGAGCTTGATTTGAAATTCCAAGTTTGATTACAATTGAGTTGAATTTTGGTGGTTATTATTTGTACTTGATTCGAGAAAAAGGTTAAACTAGGTTGAATTAACACTGAATACTCATGTTACTGAGTAATTAATTTTGTGACTAAATGTGTTTTGTTATGCTCTTAGCCTTAACAAtgataattttagttttagtttcaaACTGTTGTTGTTATAGTATTTAGGAAGATATAGGTTTAAATATGTTTAAGTATTGAAGagggattaaaaataaaaataggtatGCATATCaatattatgtcaaaaagaataaatatgattagaacttataattacattattaaaaaaataaaaaaagtagatATTTTACAAAGGGAAAAAAGAATGCTAACCTATGCAGCTAAAACCTCATTAAGATGATATTAAttaacaaaacatgaaattaataaAGATTAATATTTTCAACTATTGATTGGGTTGTGTAGAAATATACCTTTATATGCTAGATTGGAATTCAAAATTAAATGTGTCTTTGTTCTAACAACCGTGTAAGCCCCATACAAAAGATAGGTTGGCTCGCTTGAACATAATCTTTTTGACTATGTTGTGTATAAATAGATCTTAGTAGAATAAGTGATTTGGCATAATCCAAATTGATGTTGTGGAAGTGCATAATTTTAAATAAGCTTATACATTGTCCATGAATCAAATTACATATCATCTTATTCTTAAATGTAAATCACTtattttctttactaaaaatattCAACTATAAATTAATTCTTTCTAAagatacataaaaattattaaatacaaaAACCAAATCATCACTAAACAATTTTTAACCACCTGATTAatcaaaccctaaaaataaattagtgactttCCACTTGAAATGGAAGTTCTAGGCCAAACTTAGTATTTATTATATGTgcaatttagtatatatatattctttaatatAGTTGATAATGTAGATATATAGCATTAGGGTTCAAAAAAGTTCTTTTTTATACGCTATTAGCTGGGAAACTAAGCCAATAAATAATCAGCAATCTGCATTTCAGTTAGTAGTTGCATACATAAATAAGGGCGCCTAATGGAAGTTTGGATAAAGAAACCTCTTGTATATTGTTCATATTCcagatttcattaaaaataatggTTAACATAAAATACATCTACTAAAAGAAgggataaataatattttgattgcTAATAAACTTCACCTAGATGTTAATGTTTAATAAGGCTATTTTATCTCCTTTTTAACTTCTGGATTATTAGGTTATCCTGCTCGACTTAAAGGtgcatttaaaaaatgaaaagatttaaataaaaatataggtcTAAAAAATTAACTTGAATAAAACAATAAAACCCGTTTTCAAAATAAGTCAGCTCTTGAGTAAGTTTTTTTTGACCCAGCCTGActcaaatttacaaaaaaaaaatgctactattttttacttttttttcccattgttttgctatcatttcgctattatattgctactattttgttgttattgtttggatattttataactcttattttattattaattttactattaatgTAGAAatatttgcttgctaagttgcacttatcttagtgttatttaagtatatatattttaattttttcttatttgtagagaatcatttattttaatgtttttagtgtatttgatatattatatttttaaaacttattttatataaaaaatgatataaaatttttttagacCAAATTGGATCCAAACCTAGAAatcgagtttaaattttttacttagcCCCACCCGAACTTGATTTGATCCAAATCATGGACAACTCTAATCTCCATCTACATGATGAGATTTGTTAAAATTATGTTAGTTTCATCCAATATTCCCTGGGAGCTCATATGTGTTCTAGTTGAATATGCGTGCCTTCTAGCAATTGAGTTAAAAATAGggttaaattataatttgagaTTTGAACTTGACAAAATTTTTCACATTGGGATAGGAATTGTTTTCAATTTAAGTTAAGTCCTAAATTTGACAATTATTCTCGGATTGAAGTTTGGATTGGACAATTATTCCCACATTGGGGCTTGAGCTTTTTCTTTTGTCCAAATTAAGCCTTAAACTTTGCAATATTTTCACATTAAGGCCTGAACTTTAGGATTTAGaattaacttgaaaaaaaattcaatcccaatataaaaaaatttatcagatttaaaacttaaattaactCAATATAAAAACAATTGCAAAAacttaatttagttttaaaaaaagaaaaattgcgAACTCATAAACATATGCAACTCCTTTTATCTATCCCGAAATTGAGACTTtcttgaaatagaaaaaaaagagtttTGAACGGATAACTTTCTTAATCCCTCTTGTATATTATTGGATAATTTGTAGTGGATAATGACCTGGACACCCCTAGATACATAGATAATGGAGGAACCCTAACTTTGAAATGATAATGCTATACTACTTTtcattctatttaaaaagaaGGTTAAATTACAAGGGAGTTcatgaatttgatataaaatattatttttttcttaacaGACGACAAGAatctaaaatttattaaaatgaaaaaaaaacattaaaaaaggaaagaaaagtgtACACCTCAGAAATGCCTTTTTCTTGTTCTACTTGAGCTAACGTACAGCAAAAATGGAGGTTTGGTCGACATCTTCGTCGTCGTCCTAGGTTATTAAGTTGCAGACAAATGAAAGTTGGCCACTTTAGCAATCACTCTGAGAGCCACCAACATTCTGTTTgtttaatggaaaaaaaaaagaaaagaaagaaaataaatattacattatTCTAAGTTTTCCAGGAAAAAGCCTGTGTTAGTGcttgtttaaaataattaaaaaatatcctAAAAGGTATTACCCAAAAAGCTAATTAAACTCAgagttcatattatttatttattgtttagaaTATATTATTTTGTTGAGGATAATCctgttttaaatataatttttatttcatttttttaaaatatataaatattcatataaatttatattttattatttcataaaaaaaggaGTTATTTGAATGAGTCTAACTCATGATTTGACCTACTTCACTCATAATACCTTGTGGATTGTAAATGAGATCATTTCTATGAAATCAATTGTAAa
The sequence above is drawn from the Gossypium hirsutum isolate 1008001.06 chromosome A05, Gossypium_hirsutum_v2.1, whole genome shotgun sequence genome and encodes:
- the LOC121229172 gene encoding polygalacturonase At1g48100: MKLHRSLCLVALMFLVIITSSITSVEARKHHHHKHKENKKKNNSDNKNNGDNCTVPGSSPAPPPTIPGNASYPTGSKTFDVLSFGAKGNGFADDSKAFLTAWKAACKISGATVEIPSGFKFLIKPITLQGPCMPNLVLQINGALLAPPKVGSWPKSSLFQWINFKWIHNFTIQGSGVVDGQGSQWWTPSNQIYLIQKYLKHVPNWKPTALRFYSSFNVIVRDIKIINSPQCHLKFDSSGGIQVDNITISSPETSPNTDGIHLQNTRDVEIQHSNIGCGDDCVSIQTGCSNVHIHHINCGPGHGISLGGLGKDKSVACVSNIVVEKVSLFNTLAGVRIKTWQGGMGSVKNVSFSNIQVSDVKVPIIIDQYYCDKDICKNQTMAVAILGVKYDQIVGTYTSRPVHLACSNGIPCTDVDLTDIQLKPSFKYRGLDEALCWNSYGKSQGPLYPSSIDSCVRRDGGSVKRIARSREHVCF